In Oncorhynchus tshawytscha isolate Ot180627B linkage group LG28, Otsh_v2.0, whole genome shotgun sequence, a genomic segment contains:
- the LOC112227123 gene encoding nucleolin — protein MPGKKVFNRCSPHVNSRVRCTATLAERKEYAENMAKSGKTTQLKTSKKRTGKISEDNNSEVQTDSPASTEEAATTPQVIVSTEPEENKVKDAPASEAEQMDTTADAKKVQVQAVAAAPVKRKAEAEDETSPAKKTKCINDGFCLFVGSLNTSKTVEEINDALANFFTSHSLLFQDIRVDITKKFAYVDFDTEENLTKALELNGEKILDRKMRLGKAKVKDPTVDDKKAKDARTLFVKNIPFAATKEDLRKVFDTAVEIRFPGGIGTPSKGIAYMEFETEATAEKVLEEKQGIDVQGRVIVIDFLGEKSLQQKIIKAPAEATPNNELLVTNLAYAAKEDALKEIFLKAVSVKIPQSNGKPRGHAFIQFESVEDAKEALESSLNKEISGRAIRVEFSQKRPEGDKGNTVPSKTLMVRNLAKETSEETLKSVFEGAIEARVTKDKETGISRGFGFVDFESPEVCKAVKDAMADLQIDGSKVTLVYAKPPGERGSRGEGAGSNMRYGEKPRARGGSGGRGRGRGSRGGRGGRGSGGAKRT, from the exons ATGCCGGGAAAGAAAGTATTTAATCGCTGCTCCCCACATGTGAATAGTCGTGTTCGCTGCACAGCAACGTTAGCAGAAAGAAAAGAATACGCAGAAAACATGGCAAAGTCAGGCAAA ACAACCCAATTAAAGACCTCTAAAAAGAGAACTGGAAAGATCAGCGAAGACAATAACTCTG AGGTTCAGACTGATTCTCCAGCATCAACAGAGGAAGCTGCCACTACTCCACAGGTCATCGTTTCCACAGAACCTGAAGAGAACAAGGTCAAAGATGCCCCAG CTTCAGAAGCGGAACAGATGGACACAACTGCTGATGCGAAaaaggttcaagtccagg CTGTTGCAGCAGCCCCAGTAAAGAGAAAAGCGGAAGCAGAGGATGAGACTTCTCCAGCGAAGAAAACAAAGTGCATTAATGATG gttTTTGTCTTTTTGTTGGAAGCTTGAACACATCTAAGACAGTGGAGGAAATTAATGATGCCTTGGCAAACTTCTTCACATCGCATAGTCTGTTGTTTCAGGATATTCGAGTGGACATTACAAA GAAATTTGCATATGTCGACTTTGACACAGAGGAAAACTTGACAAAAGCCCTTGAGCTGAATGGGGAGAAGATCCTGGACCGAAAGATGAGGCTAGGCAAGGCCAAGGTCAAAGACCCCACAGTAGATGACAAAAAAG CTAAAGATGCCAGGACCTTGTTTGTCAAGAATATTCCGTTTGCAGCAACAAAGGAGGACTTGAGGAAAGTCTTTGACACCGCTGTCGAAATCAGGTTTCCTGGAGGCATTGGCACCCCAAGCAAAGG AATTGCCTACATGGAGTTCGAAACGGAGGCCACTGCTGAGAAAGTGCTGGAGGAGAAGCAGGGGATTGATGTCCAAGGCCGTGTAATCGTTATTGACTTTTTGGGAGAAAAGAGCCtacaacagaaaataatcaaaGCTCCAG CTGAGGCCACACCAAATAACGAATTACTGGTGACCAACCTGGCTTACGCTGCAAAAGAGGATGCCCTGAAGGAAATCTTTCTCAAAGCAGTCAGTGTCAAGATACCACAGAGCAATGGTAAACCGAGAGG TCATGCCTTCATTCAGTTTGAAAGTGTGGAAGATGCCAAAGAAGCCCTGGAATCATCGTTAAACAAAGAGATTAGTGGAAGAGccatcagagtagagttcagccAGAAGAGGCCAGAAGGTGACAAAGGGAACACTG TTCCTTCGAAGACGTTGATGGTCAGGAATCTTGCCAAGGAGACGAGTGAGGAGACTTTGAAAAGTGTCTTTGAAGGTGCCATTGAAGCTCGAGTCACCAAAGACAAGGAGACTGGCATATCTAGAGG GTTTGGCTTTGTGGACTTTGAGAGCCCAGAGGTCTGTAAGGCTGTCAAGGATGCCATGGCAGACCTACAGATTGATGGGAGCAAGGTGACCCTGGTCTATGCCAAACCCCCGGGTGAAAGAGGATCTCGTGGAGAAGGAGCGGGCTCGAACATGCGTTACGGAGAGAAACCCAGGGCTAGAGGTGGCTCTGGAGGCAGGGGCAGAGGTAGAGGCTCCAGAGGTGGACGAGGAG GCAGAGGTAGTGGCGGCGCAAAGAGGacttaa